A stretch of Colletotrichum lupini chromosome 2, complete sequence DNA encodes these proteins:
- a CDS encoding FYVE zinc finger has protein sequence MATDLIMPTLAEQRGPSFYPQDRPHFTHTRSHSFQTVPQPQPFRNRTSPLSTPHEGSPTSPKSCLTESVRPVYVPAVLRPNQHHSKKPRAPKVEDLDGEDLLCLRRANSSFISLPGFSVLGAKLSRRSTGDSGKVIDLELDPELFPDVAGEPTRKHWKPDSESIMCDDPTCKRKFNALNRRHHCRRCGNIFCGTHSGEAIPLDEDCNYNPRGVLARACFHCFTEFKVWKSRNGSRSGSDQSSDSSGTPSSPIVASPVAPMMPGMLPPTKGPETTKKAQGLTHTTVAILTSRPDDTRHGESPTHPFDSHTNTH, from the exons ATGGCAACTGACCTCATAATGCCTACCCTCGCCGAGCAGCGCGGCCCCTCCTTCTACCCTCAGGATCGCCCTCACTTCACACACACTCGATCCCACTCCTTCCAAACAGTACCGCAACCGCAGCCCTTTCGCAACCGCACATCACCCTTGAGCACTCCTCACGAAGGCTCTCCCACCTCGCCCAAGTCGTGCCTCACCGAGTCGGTTCGCCCCGTTTACGTGCCCGCCGTCCTCCGCCCAAATCAGCACCACTCCAAGAAGCCGCGCGCTCCCAAGGTTGAGGACCTCGACGGCGAGGATTTGCTCTGCTTGCGCCGCGCCAACAGCAGCTTCATCAGCCTCCCTGGCTTCAGCGTTCTCGGAGCCAAGCTGTCGCGCCGCTCTACCGGTGACAGTGGCAAGGTTATTGACCTCGAGCTGGACCCTGAGCTCTTCCCTGACGTCGCTGGCGAACCCACTCGCAAGCACTGGAAG CCCGACTCCGAGTCCATCATGTGCGACGACCCAACTTGCAAGCGCAAGTTCAACGCCCTGAACCGTCGCCATCACTGCCGCCGCTGTGGCAACATCTTTTGCGGCACCCACTCTGGCGAAGCCATCCCTCTGGACGAGGACTGCAACTACAACCCCAGAGGAGTCCTCGCTCGCGCCTGCTTTCACTGCTTCACCGAATTTAAGGTATGGAAGAGCCGTAACGGCAGCCGCAGCGGTAGCGATCAGAGCTCCGACTCCTCTGGCACCCCGTCGAGCCCCATCGTCGCGAGCCCCGTTGCCCCGATGATGCCTGGCATGCTTCCCCCTACCAAGGGCCCCGAG ACGACAAAGAAAGCACAAGG ACTTACTCACACGACGGTGGCGATTCTCACTAGCCGCCCCGACGACACCAGACATGGAGAGTCACCAACACACCCCTTCGACTCACACACCAATACCCATTAA
- a CDS encoding GNS1/SUR4 family protein has product MTRQAARQYTTTSDTSSSTELTRLYLSYGLEQRQPATLPLPLAVPHLTPPVIHHFTRSYVSVHTNIYLVLGVPGWRGVDEGEGKARYPISTFPFPILRPRGSLRIDLVVSAVLSSFSILLFCPKLTRHTLVSFDKPSETELPSVSFSSSLLSHVRPPPLLDRTAYQSLDDRTDYRLFHHRPNTCHYSCQSSCRDITVKNDFRTKFPNARAISIGGTATFSKKPSPDSIGQLSSPTMAGVTVLGELPSASLFTFPPDGAHMAIPPPFPGSIAAAPPVQIPDNIFTAALDPRVPITIATLYAVTVKLLNKYNNSTNRKPWGISKTKPFFAFVVLHNVFLAVYSAWTFWGMLGGMRRSVVSPFGPNGLAATADSFCQLNGNGGFGAATVYNETVGYWSSLTGNNALGFDGRPSREATGRIWNEGLAFYGWIFYLSKFYEVLDTFIILAKGKLSSTLQTYHHAGAMMCMWAGMRYMSAPIWMFVLVNSFIHAMMYTYYTITAFNIRVPMAIKRTLTTLQITQFLVGATYAMAHSFVSYTVPVTVYTAKKGADAITQSSTSTAAETVATAATGAFEALKDMVFGASAKVAEEAAAVSVAAAAAAPPQPGFVAETIFVTQPCVTTSGETFAIWLNVLYLAPLTYLFVMFFIRSYIRRSTAAPKGKGKARRESNVTLAEKAGWDAAREVNREIYNGSASYNVEGSPKRAGNGKAKH; this is encoded by the exons ATGACAAGGCAAGCCGCAAGACAATACACCACGACATCAGATACCTCATCTTCCACCGAACTCACCAGACTCTACCTTAGCTATGGTCTGGAGCAGAGACAACCGGCCACCTTACCGTTGCCGTTGGCCGTGCCGCACCTGACACCTCCCGTT ATCCATCATTTCACCCGAAGCTACGTATCCGTCCATACAAATATATACTTGGTACTTGGTGTACCAGGGTGGAGGGGTGTTGACGAAGGGGAAGGCAAGGCACGGTATCC AATTTCAACCTTCCCCTTCCCCATATTAAGACCTCGAGGATCCCTTCGCATTGACCTTGTCGTCTCTGCTGTtctttcttctttctctATTCTCCTCTTCTGTCCCAAGCTCACCCGGCACACTCTCGTCTCCTTCGACAAACCCTC AGAAACAGAGCTTCCTTCTGTCTCTTTCTCGTCCTCTCTTCTCTCCCACGTTCGTCCACCACCTCTTCTGGACCGGACCGCATACCAGTCGCTCGACGATCGAACCGACTACCGTCTCTTCCACCATCGACCCAATACctgc CACTACAGCTGTCAGTCTTCGTGCCGAGACATTACTGTCAAGAACGACTTTCGAAC CAAATTCCCCAACGCCCGAGCAATTAGCATTGGCGGGACCGCAACTTTTTCCAAAAAACCAAGCCCCGACTCAATTGGTCAATTAAGCTCCCCCACCATGGCCGGCGTCACCGTGCTCGGCGAGCTCCCGTCCGCCTCCCTCTTCACCTTCCCGCCCGATGGCGCGCATATGGCCATTCCCCCACCTTTCCCCGGGTCCATCGCCGCAGCCCCTCCGGTCCAAATTCCCGACAATATCTTCACCGCCGCTCTTGACCCCAGAGTGCCCATCACCATTGCCACTCTCTACGCCGTCACCGTCAAGCTCCTGAACAAGTACAACAACTCGACCAACCGTAAGCCTTGGGGAATCAGCAAGACCAAGCCCTTCTTCGCCTTTGTCGTCTTGCACAATGTCTTCCTCGCCGTCTACTCGGCTTGGACCTTCTGGGGCATGCTCGGCGGCATGCGTAGGAGCGTTGTGAGCCCCTTTGGCCCCAATGGTCTGGCTGCCACTGCCGACAGCTTCTGCCAGCTCAACGGCAACGGAGGCTTCGGTGCCGCCACCGTCTACAACGAGACTGTCGGTTACTGGTCCAGCTTGACCGGCAACAACGCTCTTGGCTTTGATGGACGCCCCAGCCGCGAGGCCACTGGCAGAATCTGGAATGAGGGACTCGCCTTCTACGGCTGGATCTTCTACCTGAGCAAGTTCTACGAGGTCCTTGACACCTTCATCATCCTCGCCAAGGGCAAGCTCAGCTCCACCCTCCAGACCTACCACCACGCCGGTGCCATGATGTGCATGTGGGCTGGTATGCGCTACATGTCCGCCCCTATCTGGATGTTTGTCCTAGTCAACTCCTTCATCCATGCCATGATG TACACCTACTACACCATCACCGCTTTCAACATCCGCGTCCCCATGGCCATCAAGCGAACCCTCACCACTCTCCAGATCACCCAGTTCCTTGTCGGAGCTACCTACGCCATGGCCCACTCCTTCGTTTCGTACACCGTCCCCGTGACTGTCTACACTGCCAAGAAGGGTGCCGATGCTATCACCCAGTCTTCCACCAGCACCGCCGCCGAGACCGTTGCCACTGCCGCAACTGGCGCCTTTGAGGCTCTTAAGGACATGGTCTTCGGCGCCTCTGCTAAGGTCGCTGAGGAGGCTGCCGCTGTctccgtcgccgccgccgctgctgccCCCCCTCAGCCCGGTTTTGTTGCTGAGACCATCTTCGTCACCCAGCCCTGCGTTACCACCAGCGGCGAGACCTTTGCCATCTGGCTCAACGTCCTGTACCTGGCACCGCTCACCTACCTGTTCGTCATGTTCTTCATCCGCAGCTACATCCGCCGCAGCACCGCCGCACCCAAGGGTAAGGGCAAGGCCCGCCGTGAGAGCAATGTTACTCTTGCGGAGAAGGCTGGCTGGGACGCCGCCCGCGAGGTCAACCGCGAAATCTACAACGGCTCTGCCTCGTACAACGTCGAGGGCAGCCCCAAGCGCGCTGGTAACGGCAAGGCCAAGCACTAG